One Triticum dicoccoides isolate Atlit2015 ecotype Zavitan chromosome 5B, WEW_v2.0, whole genome shotgun sequence genomic window carries:
- the LOC119311787 gene encoding protein ECERIFERUM 26-like: MPTATPTATGLATGPGSRVTRYAKSTAASVTPVRPGKTHELSALDNAMGCHAVHLVLYCRAAPGVDRDPLKESLSEALSLYPAMVGRLTRAEGEGGAAAGSGWIVKCNDAGVRTVDARASVTLDEWLATATADDEMDLAYFEPMGSEAYIWSPFYVQLTEFADKSYALGLSCTHYHNDPTAAALFFHGWAAAHRRSSSPYPPFLHSPSFAVSPAASPLPAPPLLAAKSAAAPPSADVADAMSSATFHFPADAMRALLSSLEPETTPFGALAALFWLRIAGAEEERELTLAIDFRKKMHAPLPTGYYGSAVHFTRARADLASGLAAVAAALDRRGASVPEEDLWAAVEWLHARQAEGGEPFQMYGPEFTCMALDHVPMYGAEFVAGVPPARVSCRVGGATGEGIVIVVPAAEGDAARDVVVTLPAEATARLCRDVELLRYGAEVMAGPKVGTGAKAQ; the protein is encoded by the exons ATGCCGACGGCGACCCCGACGGCGACGGGCCTGGCGACGGGGCCGGGCAGCCGCGTGACGCGGTACGCCAAGTCGACGGCGGCGTCGGTCACGCCGGTGCGCCCCGGCAAGACGCACGAGCTCTCCGCGCTGGACAACGCCATGGGCTGCCACGCCGTGCACCTGGTGCTCTACTGTCGCGCCGCGCCCGGCGTCGACCGGGACCCCCTCAAGGAGTCGCTCTCCGAGGCGCTCTCGCTCTACCCGGCCATGGTCGGCCGGCTCACCCGCGCCGaaggagagggcggcgccgcggccggCTCGGGGTGGATTGTCAAATGCAACGACGCCGGCGTGCGCACGGTGGACGCGAGGGCGTCGGTCACgctcgacgagtggctcgccacggCCACCGCCGACGACGAGATGGACCTCGCCTACTTCGAGCCCATGGGATCCGAGGCTTACATCTGGTCTCCCTTCTACGTCCAG CTGACGGAGTTCGCGGACAAGTCGTACGCGCTGGGGCTGAGCTGCACGCACTACCACAACGACCCCACGGCGGCCGCGCTCTTCTTCCACGGCTGGGCCGCCGCCCACCGCCGGAGCAGCAGCCCATACCCGCCCTTCCTCCACTCGCCGTCCTTCGCCGTGTCCccggccgcctcgccgctcccggcGCCGCCTCTGCTCGCCGCCAAGTCCGCGGCCGCTCCGCCTAGCGCCGACGTCGCCGACGCCATGTCATCCGCCACGTTCCACTTCCCCGCCGACGCGATGCGCGCACTGCTGTCCTCCCTCGAGCCCGAGACGACCCCATTCGGGGCGCTCGCCGCGCTCTTCTGGCTCCGCATCGCCGGCGCCGAGGAGGAGAGGGAGCTCACGCTCGCCATCGACTTCCGCAAGAAGATGCACGCGCCGCTGCCGACGGGGTACTACGGCAGCGCCGTCCACTTCACGCGCGCGCGCGCCGACCTGGCGTCGGGGCTCGCGGCCGTGGCAGCGGCGCTGGACCGGCGCGGGGCCAGCGTGCCGGAGGAGGATCTGTGGGCCGCCGTGGAGTGGCTGCACGCGCGGCAGGCGGAAGGCGGCGAGCCCTTCCAGATGTACGGGCCAGAGTTCACCTGCATGGCGCTGGACCACGTGCCCATGTACGGCGCCGAGTTCGTGGCCGGGGTGCCGCCGGCGCGCGTGTCGTGCCGCGTCGGCGGGGCGACCGGAGAGGGGATCGTGATCGTCGTGCCCGCGGCCGAGGGCGACGCGGCGAGGGACGTGGTGGTGACGCTCCCGGCAGAGGCGACGGCCAGGCTCTGCCGCGACGTCGAGCTGCTCCGGTACGGCGCCGAGGTGATGGCTGGGCCCAAGGTGGGAACGGGGGCCAAGGCACAGTAG